Proteins encoded within one genomic window of Theobroma cacao cultivar B97-61/B2 chromosome 7, Criollo_cocoa_genome_V2, whole genome shotgun sequence:
- the LOC18594411 gene encoding uncharacterized protein LOC18594411, protein MFHLTSSFVFFYRESMEALWDLEEKWKLTTQEAVLLLACAASAVVGLCAATVLKKKRKAQKKQMVDRDRVADGAVHAKWCEPSCNWVSAKRVFMGSAMWSGANRWGERSFGWEERPPPLLGLEGYDSCAGWRSHNSDSPVWQRPILMGEKCELPRFSGLILYDERGQLLDHSAKGSSDQEETLQEETTGRIRTTLRDLL, encoded by the exons ATGTTTCACCTCACTTcatcttttgtgtttttttacCGAGAATCCATGGAAGCTTTGTGGGATTTGGAGGAGAAATGGAAGCTGACAACCCAAGAAGCTGTCCTCCTCTTAGCCTGTGCCGCCTCCGCTGTTGTCGGGCTTTGTGCTGCGACGGTCctcaagaagaaaagaaaggccCAAAAGAAGCAAATGGTGGACCGAGACCGGGTTGCAGATGGAGCGGTACATGCAAAATGGTGTGAGCCTAGTTGCAACTGGGTCTCAGCTAAGAGGGTGTTCATGGGCTCAGCGATGTGGAGTGGAGCTAATAGGTGGGGGGAGAGGAGCTTCGGTTGGGAGGAGAGGCCACCACCGTTGCTTGGCTTGGAAGGGTATGACTCATGTGCAGGGTGGCGAAGCCATAACTCAGACTCACCGGTATGGCAACGGCCGATACTGATGGGGGAGAAATGTGAGCTCCCACGGTTTAGCGGACTCATTTTGTATGATGAAAGAGGCCAGTTGCTTGATCATTCTGCCAAGGGAAGTTCTGACCAGGAAGAGACTCTCCAG GAGGAAACCACTGGACGCATAAGAACAACTCTAAGGGACCTGCTCTAA
- the LOC18594412 gene encoding protein FLX-like 1 isoform X1 — translation MSGRNRGPPTLPMKGPPHGGLLPPVHEPPFARGLGPMPPHPALFEEIRETQFGLGPRGLPPHPAIFEERLAAQLQEIQGLLADNQRLAATHVALKQELEAAQHELQRMAHYVDSLRVEKDVQMREMYEKSVQLEVDLRGAEAMRAELVKVNADIKQLNAVRQDLTGQVQVMSQDLARFMTELQQAPALKAEIENVKQELQRARAAIEYEKKGYAENYEHGQVMEKKLISMARELEKLRAEIANAEKRTRAAGGSNPAVAGYNANYGNPEAGYTGNTYPVNYGMNPVQGGVDGYPQYGPAAGSWGAYDMQRAQGHR, via the exons ATGTCTGGGAGGAATCGAGGGCCTCCGACTCTTCCAATGAAAGGGCCTCCTCATGGCGGACTACTGCCTCCGGTACATGAACCCCCATTTGCTAGAGGTCTAGGACCAATGCCGCCTCACCCTGCTTTATTTGAGGAAATAAGAGAAACCCAATTCGGGTTGGGTCCTAGAGGCCTCCCTCCTCACCCTGCAATCTTTGAAGAGCGTCTTGCAGCTCAACTCCAAGAAATTCAAGGCCTTCTTGCAGATAATCAGAGGCTGGCAGCAACTCATGTTGCATTAAAGCAGGAACTGGAGGCTGCCCAGCATGAGTTGCAGCGGATGGCTCATTATGTGGATTCGTTGAGGGTGGAGAAGGATGTTCAGATGAGGGAGATGTATGAGAAGTCGGTTCAATTGGAGGTTGATCTTCGTGGGGCGGAGGCTATGCGAGCCGAGCTTGTTAAGGTTAATGCTGATATTAAGCAGCTTAATGCTGTGAGGCAGGATCTTACGGGTCAGGTTCAGGTTATGAGTCAAGATTTGGCTAGATTTATGACCGAATTACAACAGGCACCTGCTTTGAAGGCAGAGATTGAAAATGTGAAACAGGAACTCCAACGTGCAAG AGCTGCCATCGAGTATGAGAAGAAAGGATATGCAGAGAATTATGAACATGGCCAGGTGATGGAGAAAAAATTGATCTCAATGGCTCGGGAGTTGGAAAAGCTTCGTGCAGAGATTGCTAATGCAGAGAAGAGAACTCGTGCCGCTGGTGGTAGTAATCCTG CAGTTGCTGGTTATAATGCAAATTATGGAAATCCTGAAGCTGGATATACTGGAAATACTTATCCTGTCAACTATGGCATGAATCCT GTTCAAGGTGGTGTGGATGGTTACCCTCAGTATGGTCCTGCTGCAGGTTCCTGGGGTGCATATGACATGCAGAGAGCTCAAGGACATCGCTAG
- the LOC18594410 gene encoding bidirectional sugar transporter SWEET2: MFVSILTNTFTVCRDAAGIAGNIFAFGLFVSPIPTFRRIIRNQSTEQFSGLPYVYALLNCMICTWYGTPLISHNNVPVMTVNSIGAVFQIAYIILFIVYADKEKKMRMLGLLLGVFGLLAIIVAGSMQIVDREARWIFVGLLSCGSLISMFASPLFIINLVIQTKSVEYMPFYLSLSTFLMSTSFFLYGIFNFDAFIYVPNGIGTILGIVQLALYFYYKRKSVEDSREPLIVSHA, translated from the exons ATGTTTGTTTCTATTCTAACCAATACCTTCACGGTCTGCAGAGATGCAGCTGGCATCGCCG GGAACATCTTTGCTTTTGGGCTGTTTGTGTCACCCAT ACCCACATTTAGGAGAATTATCAGAAACCAGTCAACAGAGCAGTTTTCGGGATTGCCTTATGTATATGCCCTCTTGAACTGCATGATATGCACGTGGTATGGCACGCCCTTAATATCTCACAACAATGTACCAGTTATGACCGTCAATTCAATTGGTGCAGTTTTTCAGATAGCCTACATTATCCTCTTCATTGTATATGctgataaagagaaaaag ATGAGGATGCTTGGATTGCTACTGGGAGTTTTTGGCCTCCTTGCAATCATAGTTGCTGGGAGCATGCAAATAGTTGATAGAGAAGCACGGTGGATCTTTGTTGGGTTATTGAGTTGTGGTTCTCTCATATCAATGTTTGCTTCCCCATTGTTTATAATT AATTTAGTAATTCAAACAAAGAGTGTTGAATACATGCCATTTTATCTCTCCCTCTCTACATTCTTGATGAGCACCTCGTTCTTCCTATATGGCATCTTTAACTTTGATGCCTTTATTTAT GTTCCAAATGGAATAGGAACTATCTTGGGGATTGTACAACTGGCGTTGTACTTctattataaaagaaaatctgTGGAAGATTCCAGAGAACCGCTCATAGTGTCACATGCGTAA
- the LOC18594408 gene encoding uncharacterized protein LOC18594408, with product MLLIIACAIFFTEVKDAIFAMKSLRIKWQIRAMVVASLCVQLLLVKLVNQRRCSRKRSVYTATIVWLMYLFADWLATVSLSSLFKSSKEQLTSPLVVFWAPFLLLHLGGPDTITAYSLSENELWPRHFFGLCFQIGVALYVYVKFWTINTTTLTYLAIPIFIVGIIKYGERVWVLFSASDAKLRKSVFTTPTKSELELVPSGADQQRVVVQIDDYLQDKGIHRKYRHLHRASLSYTMFRPLFLDLKLRIYKQLSDLFTLEHMTMGEAFKLVEIELGFLYDLLYTKIPIVLSRIGVILRSICLSFLFSILIALSIIVGNHGYPKVDIAISYLLLVGAIFLEIYSTVLHVSSDRGILRLTCQDNKLFKAIGSSLISVTKTNRSEIQSMAQNSLIDYCLQAKSTKFALVRSIFDTEDFVGKYGNTSWKDVKDDLKKFIYDHLLDKWKIYKQNNFDYKCLMQLLSERGHNVLLEKHPEEDLGWSICDVEFTQSLLIWHIATDLVFRVDHPRGLVGTFGPYCKISKLLSDYMMYLLFMSPTTLPQGIIKVRLQDTCAEAMSFFHGELDHQKIVETLFRIGTENRAVLTPMGTQTKSVFFEGCQIARQLQELVLTHHWDHEEKWEMIARIWLEMLTHAASECTWKEHAKQLKQGEELLTRVALLMAHFGLSKKIQMVDIPHELAAEGYQPEWDWDNLDRLAYYLV from the exons ATGCTACTTATAA TTGCCTGTGCTATTTTCTTCACGGAGGTCAAGGATGCAATATTTGCCATGAAATCCCTTCGGATCAAATGGCAGATTCGAGCCATGGTTGTAGCGAGCCTTTGCGTTCAACTCCTGCTTGTCAAATTGGTGAATCAACGGCGATGCAGTCGTAAACGCTCAGTGTATACAGCAACCATTGTTTGGTTAATGTACCTGTTTGCAGATTGGTTAGCAACAGTTTCTTTAAGTAGCCTCTTTAAGAGCAGCAAGGAGCAATTAACAAGCCCATTGGTTGTATTTTGGGCACCTTTCCTACTCTTGCATCTTGGTGGCCCTGACACAATCACTGCTTATTCTTTATCAGAGAATGAGCTATGGCCCAGACATTTCTTCGGCTTATGCTTCCAAATTGGGGTTGCTCTTTATGTCTATGTCAAGTTTTGGACCATAAACACAACAACTCTGACATATTTGGCGATTCCAATATTCATTGTTGGGATTATCAAATACGGGGAAAGGGTTTGGGTTCTTTTCAGTGCTAGCGATGCAAAGCTACGGAAGTCGGTTTTCACAACTCCAACTAAGTCAGAGCTCGAACTTGTTCCTTCAGGGGCTGATCAGCAGAGAGTGGTGGTCCAGATTGATGATTATTTACAAGACAAAGGAATTCATAGGAAATACAGACATCTTCATCGAGCATCTCTATCATATACCATGTTCAGGCCCCTATTTTTGGACCTCAAGCTCAGGATTTACAAACAGTTGAGTGATTTGTTTACATTAGAGCATATGACTATGGGAGAGGCCTTCAAATTGGTAGAGATTGAACTAGGATTCTTGTATGATTTGCTCTATACAAAGATTCCTATAGTTCTATCTCGAATTGGTGTGATTCTACGGTCCATCTGCTTGTCCTTCCTTTTTTCCATACTAATTGCCCTCTCGATCATCGTTGGAAACCATGGCTATCCAAAAGTTGACATTGCCATATCCTATTTGCTCTTAGTTGGGGCTATCTTTTTGGAAATCTATTCAACCGTTTTGCATGTCAGTTCTGACAGGGGAATTCTACGGTTAACTTGTCAGGACAACAAGCTGTTTAAGGCAATTGGATCTAGTTTGATTTCGGTAACTAAGACCAACAGATCAGAAATACAGTCAATGGCACAAAACAGCCTAATAGACTATTGCCTCCAGGCCAAGTCAACCAAGTTTGCTTTGGTTCGAAGCATTTTTGACACTGAGGACTTCGTGGGCAAGTATGGAAATACATCTTGGAAAGATGTGAAAGATGATTTAAAGAAGTTCATCTACGATCATCTATTAGACAAATGGAAGATATATAAACAGAATAACTTTGATTACAAATGTCTCATGCAGTTATTGAGTGAGAGGGGTCATAATGTGCTGCTGGAGAAACATCCTGAGGAAGATCTTGGTTGGAGCATATGTGATGTAGAATTCACCCAGAGTCTCCTCATTTGGCACATCGCTACGGATCTTGTCTTCCGTGTTGATCATCCAAGAGGTTTAGTAGGTACTTTCGGTCCATACTGCAAAATTAGCAAGCTTCTATCTGATTACATGATGTACCTTCTTTTCATGAGTCCAACAACGCTTCCCCAAGGCATTATTAAGGTAAGGCTCCAAGACACTTGTGCGGAGGCCATGAGTTTCTTTCATGGGGAATTAGATCACCAGAAAATTGTCGAGACTTTGTTTCGTATCGGTACAGAAAATCGAGCTGTTTTAACGCCAATGGGAACTCAAACGAAATCGGTATTCTTTGAAGGATGCCAGATTGCCCGTCAATTGCAAGAATTAGTTTTGACACACCATTGGGATCATgaagaaaaatgggaaatgATTGCTCGAATATGGCTTGAAATGTTGACTCATGCTGCAAGTGAGTGTACATGGAAAGAGCATGCCAAACAACTTAAGCAAGGTGAGGAGTTGCTCACTCGTGTAGCCCTCCTCATGGCACATTTTGGTTTAAGCAAGAAGATCCAGATGGTGGATATACCCCATGAACTTGCAGCTGAAGGCTATCAGCCTGAATGGGATTGGGACAATCTTGACCGGTTGGCTTATTACTtggtttaa
- the LOC18594413 gene encoding probable sodium/metabolite cotransporter BASS1, chloroplastic, producing the protein MQSSLSCPQATTNFKFQLKSRTISTYVPPHQHLFISFPKPSNSSPFDLTLRSQSHEPPKRTATSLTSKRFQLQCSISSESYNLNNEKSFGDWVEWLGEVISTAFPIWVSLGCLFGLLKPTSFSWVTPRWNIFGLSLTMLGMGMTLTLDDLRGALAMPKELISGFVLQYSVMPLSGFLVSKLLNLPSHYAAGLILVGCCPGGTASNIVTYIARGNVALSVLMTAASTLSAVIMTPFLTAKLAGQYVAVDAAGLLISTLQVVLLPVLAGAFLNQYFQGLVKFVSPLMPPIAVGTVAILCGNAIAQSASAILASGQQVVLASSLLHASGFFFGYILSRVLGLEVASSRTISIEVGMQNSVLGLVLASQHFQNPLTAVPCAVSSVCHSIFGSILAGIWRRTVPKQKQE; encoded by the exons ATGCAGTCCTCACTTTCATGCCCTCAAGCAACAACAAACTTCAAATTTCAACTGAAATCAAGAACCATTTCGACTTACGTACCACCACATCAACatcttttcatttcatttcccAAACCTTCCAATTCATCACCTTTTGACTTAACACTTAGATCCCAATCCCATGAACCACCCAAAAGAACCGCCACTTCTTTGACTTCAAAACGTTTTCAACTCCAGTGCAGTATTTCATCAGAGAGTTACAATCTTAACAACGAGAAAAGTTTCGGAGATTGGGTTGAGTGGCTCGGTGAAGTGATTTCCACTGCATTTCCGATATGGGTTTCTTTGGGATGTTTGTTTGGGTTACTGAAGCCGACTTCTTTCAGTTGGGTTACGCCCAGGTGGAACATTTTTGGCCTTAGTCTTACTATGCTTGGTATGGGCATGACTCTTACTCTAGATGATCTTCGTGGTGCCCTCGCTATGCCTAAAGAGTTGATCTCGGGTTTTGTTCTCCAATACTCG GTGATGCCCTTGTCAGGGTTCCTTGTGAGCAAGCTCTTAAATTTGCCATCTCACTATGCGGCTGGTTTAATATTGGTTGGTTGCTGCCCTGGTG GTACAGCAAGTAACATTGTCACATATATTGCCCG AGGAAATGTGGCACTTTCCGTGTTGATGACTGCAGCAAGCACTTTGTCAGCCGTG ATTATGACCCCCTTTCTCACAGCCAAGCTGGCTGGGCAATATGTTGCAGTAGATGCAGCTGGACTGCTAATCTCAACACTGCAG GTTGTTCTTCTTCCTGTATTGGCTGGTGCATTCCTAAATCAGTATTTCCAGGGCCTGGTTAAATTTGTTTCTCCTTTGATGCCACCCATTGCTGTGGGAACTGTTGCTATTCTGTGTGGAAATGCAATTGCCCAGAGTGCTTCCGCAATTCTTGCATCTGGTCAACAAGTTGTGCTAGCTTCATCCCTTCTTCATGCATCTGGATTTTTCTTTGGCTATATTCTTTCAAGGGTGCTAGGGCTTGAGGTGGCATCATCACGAACCATCTCTATTGAGGTTGGCATGCAG AACTCGGTTCTTGGACTTGTTCTTGCTTCTCAGCACTTCCAAAATCCACTGACTGCAGTACCATGTGCAGTTTCCAGCGTATGCCACTCAATTTTTGGTAGTATATTGGCAGGAATTTGGAGACGCACTGTGCCGAAGCAGAAGCAGGAGTGA
- the LOC18594412 gene encoding protein FLX-like 1 isoform X2 yields the protein MSGRNRGPPTLPMKGPPHGGLLPPVHEPPFARGLGPMPPHPALFEEIRETQFGLGPRGLPPHPAIFEERLAAQLQEIQGLLADNQRLAATHVALKQELEAAQHELQRMAHYVDSLRVEKDVQMREMYEKSVQLEVDLRGAEAMRAELVKVNADIKQLNAVRQDLTGQVQVMSQDLARFMTELQQAPALKAEIENVKQELQRARAAIEYEKKGYAENYEHGQVMEKKLISMARELEKLRAEIANAEKRTRAAGGSNPVAGYNANYGNPEAGYTGNTYPVNYGMNPVQGGVDGYPQYGPAAGSWGAYDMQRAQGHR from the exons ATGTCTGGGAGGAATCGAGGGCCTCCGACTCTTCCAATGAAAGGGCCTCCTCATGGCGGACTACTGCCTCCGGTACATGAACCCCCATTTGCTAGAGGTCTAGGACCAATGCCGCCTCACCCTGCTTTATTTGAGGAAATAAGAGAAACCCAATTCGGGTTGGGTCCTAGAGGCCTCCCTCCTCACCCTGCAATCTTTGAAGAGCGTCTTGCAGCTCAACTCCAAGAAATTCAAGGCCTTCTTGCAGATAATCAGAGGCTGGCAGCAACTCATGTTGCATTAAAGCAGGAACTGGAGGCTGCCCAGCATGAGTTGCAGCGGATGGCTCATTATGTGGATTCGTTGAGGGTGGAGAAGGATGTTCAGATGAGGGAGATGTATGAGAAGTCGGTTCAATTGGAGGTTGATCTTCGTGGGGCGGAGGCTATGCGAGCCGAGCTTGTTAAGGTTAATGCTGATATTAAGCAGCTTAATGCTGTGAGGCAGGATCTTACGGGTCAGGTTCAGGTTATGAGTCAAGATTTGGCTAGATTTATGACCGAATTACAACAGGCACCTGCTTTGAAGGCAGAGATTGAAAATGTGAAACAGGAACTCCAACGTGCAAG AGCTGCCATCGAGTATGAGAAGAAAGGATATGCAGAGAATTATGAACATGGCCAGGTGATGGAGAAAAAATTGATCTCAATGGCTCGGGAGTTGGAAAAGCTTCGTGCAGAGATTGCTAATGCAGAGAAGAGAACTCGTGCCGCTGGTGGTAGTAATCCTG TTGCTGGTTATAATGCAAATTATGGAAATCCTGAAGCTGGATATACTGGAAATACTTATCCTGTCAACTATGGCATGAATCCT GTTCAAGGTGGTGTGGATGGTTACCCTCAGTATGGTCCTGCTGCAGGTTCCTGGGGTGCATATGACATGCAGAGAGCTCAAGGACATCGCTAG